A genomic segment from Streptomyces sp. NBC_01233 encodes:
- a CDS encoding GNAT family N-acetyltransferase, with amino-acid sequence MSTTTGEILFARTDAALGTFAVRPLDPFADAELLHGWVTHPKASFWMMQDASLPDVEREYMRIAAHEHHQAFIGLHEGRPAFLMESYDPGELELVGLYDAQPGDVGMHFLVAPSDQPLSGFTRAVITTVMAALFADAETERVVVEPDVRNTAVHALNAVVGFVPEREIQKPEKEALLSFCTRAQFEAATGITQEVSI; translated from the coding sequence ATGAGCACCACCACCGGTGAGATCCTCTTCGCCCGCACCGACGCGGCCCTCGGGACCTTCGCCGTCCGCCCGCTGGACCCCTTCGCCGACGCGGAGCTGCTGCACGGCTGGGTCACGCACCCCAAGGCCTCGTTCTGGATGATGCAGGACGCCTCGCTGCCGGACGTCGAGCGCGAGTACATGCGGATCGCCGCGCACGAGCACCACCAGGCCTTCATCGGCCTCCACGAGGGCCGCCCGGCCTTCCTGATGGAGAGCTACGACCCGGGCGAACTGGAACTGGTCGGCCTGTACGACGCCCAGCCCGGCGACGTCGGCATGCACTTCCTCGTCGCGCCGAGCGACCAGCCCCTCAGCGGATTCACCCGCGCCGTGATCACCACGGTGATGGCCGCCCTCTTCGCCGACGCGGAGACGGAGCGGGTCGTCGTCGAGCCGGACGTCCGCAACACGGCGGTGCACGCCCTCAACGCGGTGGTCGGTTTCGTCCCCGAGCGCGAGATCCAGAAGCCGGAGAAGGAAGCCCTCCTCAGCTTCTGCACCCGCGCCCAGTTCGAAGCAGCCACCGGCATCACCCAGGAAGTGTCGATATGA
- a CDS encoding IucA/IucC family protein — MSLADAVSHLSPELWARANRALVRKALAEFSHERLLTPKPLGDSWYSVLSDDATVEYRFKAVLHALDHWSVDESSVTRLQDGAELPLDALDFHIELRGALGLSPEVLPVYLEEISSTLAGTGFKYTKPQISSEVLAKSSFQDIETGMTEGHPCFVANNGRLGFGVHEYLSYAPETASPVHLVWVAARKDVSTFTAGAGLDHDSFVRAELGEETIAGFAAQLEALGLDPADYHLLPVHPWQWWNKTTVTFAAEIAGRRLVLLGEGSDAYLAQQSIRTFFNQSAPEKHYVKTAISVLNMGFMRGLSAAYMEATPAINDWLHQLIEGDEVLQSVDFSIIRERAAIGYHHRQYERATDRYSPYRKMLAALWRESPVNSLKGDERLATMASLLHVDAEGRSFVGALIEESGLSPAQWLHHYLRAYLVPLLHCFYQYDLAYMPHGENTILVIEGGVVKRAIFKDIAEEIVIMDPDAVLPPAVERIKADIPEDMKLLSVFTDVFDCFFRFLGPILATEGICEEDTFWRAVADCGHAYQESMPQLAERFARYDLFAEEFQLSCLNRLQLRNNKQMVDLSDPSAALQLIGTLKNPVAAFARR, encoded by the coding sequence ATGAGCCTGGCCGACGCCGTCTCCCACCTCTCCCCGGAACTGTGGGCCCGCGCGAACCGCGCGCTGGTCCGCAAGGCCCTCGCGGAGTTCTCCCACGAACGCCTCCTGACGCCGAAGCCGCTGGGCGACTCCTGGTACTCGGTCCTGAGCGACGACGCCACGGTGGAGTACCGGTTCAAGGCCGTCCTGCACGCCCTCGACCACTGGTCGGTGGACGAGTCCTCGGTCACCCGCCTGCAGGACGGCGCCGAGCTCCCGCTGGACGCCCTCGACTTCCACATCGAGCTGCGCGGGGCGCTGGGCCTGAGCCCGGAGGTCCTGCCCGTCTACCTGGAGGAGATCTCCTCCACCCTGGCCGGCACGGGCTTCAAGTACACGAAGCCGCAGATCTCCTCCGAGGTGCTCGCGAAGTCCTCCTTCCAGGACATCGAGACGGGCATGACCGAGGGCCACCCCTGCTTCGTGGCGAACAACGGCCGCCTCGGCTTCGGCGTGCACGAGTACCTCTCGTACGCCCCGGAGACGGCGAGCCCGGTCCACCTGGTGTGGGTGGCGGCCCGCAAGGACGTCTCCACCTTCACGGCGGGCGCGGGCCTGGACCACGACTCCTTCGTCCGCGCCGAGCTGGGCGAGGAGACGATCGCCGGCTTCGCGGCGCAGCTGGAGGCCCTGGGCCTGGACCCGGCCGACTACCACCTGCTGCCGGTCCACCCCTGGCAGTGGTGGAACAAGACCACGGTCACCTTCGCCGCCGAGATCGCGGGCCGCCGCCTGGTGCTGCTGGGCGAGGGCTCGGACGCGTACCTGGCGCAGCAGTCGATCCGTACGTTCTTCAACCAGAGCGCGCCGGAGAAGCACTACGTCAAGACGGCCATCTCGGTGCTCAACATGGGCTTCATGCGCGGTCTCTCGGCCGCCTACATGGAGGCCACGCCGGCCATCAACGACTGGCTGCACCAGCTGATCGAGGGCGACGAGGTCCTGCAGTCGGTGGACTTCTCGATCATCCGCGAGCGCGCGGCGATCGGCTACCACCACCGTCAGTACGAGCGCGCCACCGACCGCTATTCCCCGTACCGCAAAATGCTGGCCGCGCTGTGGCGCGAGTCCCCCGTCAACTCCCTCAAGGGCGACGAGCGGCTCGCCACCATGGCCTCGCTCCTGCACGTCGACGCCGAGGGCAGGTCCTTCGTCGGCGCCCTGATCGAGGAGTCGGGCCTGAGTCCGGCGCAGTGGCTGCACCACTACCTCCGGGCCTACCTGGTCCCGCTCCTGCACTGCTTCTACCAGTACGACCTCGCGTACATGCCGCACGGCGAGAACACGATCCTCGTCATCGAGGGCGGCGTGGTGAAGCGGGCGATCTTCAAGGACATCGCCGAGGAGATCGTGATCATGGACCCGGACGCGGTCCTGCCGCCCGCGGTCGAGCGGATCAAGGCGGACATCCCGGAGGACATGAAGCTGCTGTCCGTCTTCACGGACGTGTTCGACTGCTTCTTCCGCTTCCTGGGCCCGATCCTGGCGACCGAGGGCATCTGCGAGGAGGACACCTTCTGGCGGGCGGTGGCCGACTGCGGCCACGCGTACCAGGAGTCGATGCCGCAGCTCGCGGAGCGCTTCGCGCGGTACGACCTGTTCGCGGAGGAGTTCCAGCTGTCCTGCCTGAACCGCCTCCAGCTGCGGAACAACAAGCAGATGGTCGACCTCTCCGACCCGTCCGCGGCCCTGCAGCTGATCGGCACCCTCAAGAACCCCGTCGCGGCCTTCGCCCGGCGGTGA
- a CDS encoding type II toxin-antitoxin system VapC family toxin, translated as MQPVILDTDVASLTHKGKLTGPLATQLIGRKPLITFVTFGELTQWAEIRDWGSGRRQELADWLSGIPVLPGDEAVAATWGKLSAAGRKAGRPQPTNDLWIAACCLTYDLPLATLNLKDYEYFKEKHNLRILGEE; from the coding sequence ATGCAACCAGTCATCCTCGACACCGACGTCGCCTCTCTCACCCACAAGGGCAAGCTGACCGGCCCGCTGGCCACCCAACTGATCGGCCGCAAGCCACTGATCACCTTCGTCACCTTCGGCGAGCTGACCCAATGGGCGGAGATCCGGGACTGGGGCAGCGGACGACGCCAGGAACTCGCTGACTGGCTGTCCGGCATCCCCGTCCTGCCCGGGGACGAAGCCGTCGCCGCCACCTGGGGCAAGCTGTCTGCCGCCGGCAGGAAGGCAGGACGGCCGCAGCCGACCAACGACTTGTGGATCGCTGCCTGCTGCCTCACCTACGATCTGCCGCTTGCGACCTTGAACCTCAAGGACTACGAGTACTTCAAGGAAAAGCACAACTTGCGCATCCTCGGCGAGGAATAG
- a CDS encoding DUF7848 domain-containing protein, producing the protein MTAWLLTADRTGSAAIHEVECTSCHAGSGPADDDDGPAVWALRHARATRHTGYRRIVTDFQRALTAE; encoded by the coding sequence GTGACGGCCTGGTTGCTGACCGCGGACCGGACCGGGAGTGCGGCGATCCATGAGGTCGAGTGCACCTCGTGTCACGCGGGGTCGGGACCGGCCGATGACGACGACGGGCCCGCGGTGTGGGCCCTGCGGCATGCGCGAGCGACGCGGCACACCGGGTACCGGCGGATCGTCACCGACTTCCAGCGGGCCCTGACGGCCGAGTGA
- a CDS encoding ATP-binding protein, whose translation MSEREEVVRRWRREARCVPLARAELRKALAGWGLSELEEDALLVASELVTNAVRHAVAPRDREIETRYVRLASGVRVEVHDASPARPVVGAPHQDDDGGRGLHLVATLADRWAVGERVGPGKRVWAELSVKVT comes from the coding sequence GTGAGCGAACGGGAGGAAGTGGTGCGGCGGTGGCGGCGGGAGGCGCGGTGCGTGCCGCTCGCGCGGGCCGAGCTGCGCAAGGCGCTGGCCGGCTGGGGGCTCTCCGAGCTGGAGGAGGACGCCCTGCTCGTGGCCTCGGAACTGGTGACCAACGCCGTGCGGCACGCCGTCGCACCCCGGGACCGGGAGATCGAGACGCGGTACGTGCGGCTCGCCAGCGGGGTGCGGGTTGAGGTGCATGACGCCAGTCCCGCGCGGCCCGTGGTCGGGGCTCCGCACCAGGACGATGACGGCGGGCGCGGGCTGCATCTGGTGGCGACGCTCGCAGACCGTTGGGCCGTCGGGGAGCGGGTCGGGCCCGGGAAGCGGGTGTGGGCCGAGTTGTCCGTGAAGGTGACGTGA
- a CDS encoding helix-turn-helix domain-containing protein, with protein sequence MPVGGRPTVRSRRLGAALRRHREAAGLDQATAAAAILRSVSKVSRLEGGQSTASALEVRTLLNCYGVDDPDERARLEGWAKTSNQRGWWLDYQETLRSGYTDHITLENDATYIRSWQPALIPGLLQTTEYAEAVIASAPTSIEAERAARLVQVRQERQKRIYEGATQFAAVIWEPAITSMASTPAIAHPQWRLLLEAGERHNVTVQMLPASASRAAGIAGPFVSFSFGVEPTVEAVAVENLPNTSVIEAPDDLALYVNVFDRLRSTALSPEQTAERIRLLLKDTTPVTREGS encoded by the coding sequence ATGCCCGTAGGCGGGAGGCCCACCGTCCGAAGCCGGAGGCTCGGCGCCGCACTGAGGCGCCACCGTGAGGCCGCCGGACTGGATCAGGCGACTGCAGCAGCGGCAATCTTGAGGTCCGTGTCCAAGGTCAGCCGCCTGGAAGGCGGGCAGTCCACTGCATCCGCACTGGAAGTACGTACGCTGCTCAACTGTTACGGCGTCGACGACCCCGACGAGCGTGCACGACTGGAAGGCTGGGCCAAGACCAGCAATCAGCGTGGCTGGTGGCTCGACTACCAGGAGACCCTTCGGTCGGGATACACGGACCACATCACGTTGGAGAACGACGCGACGTACATCCGCTCCTGGCAGCCGGCACTGATCCCAGGCCTGCTTCAGACCACCGAGTACGCCGAGGCCGTCATCGCTTCGGCGCCGACGTCCATCGAGGCGGAGCGGGCGGCTCGGCTGGTGCAGGTGCGGCAGGAACGCCAGAAGCGGATCTACGAAGGTGCAACCCAGTTCGCCGCAGTCATCTGGGAACCTGCGATCACCTCCATGGCGTCCACACCTGCCATCGCTCACCCGCAGTGGCGCCTCCTGCTTGAGGCCGGCGAACGCCACAACGTAACCGTTCAGATGCTGCCTGCCTCGGCAAGCCGGGCGGCAGGTATCGCGGGGCCGTTCGTCAGCTTCTCCTTTGGGGTAGAACCGACTGTCGAAGCCGTAGCCGTCGAGAATCTGCCGAACACGTCCGTGATCGAAGCGCCGGACGATCTGGCCCTCTACGTGAACGTCTTCGACCGACTACGCTCGACAGCACTGTCTCCTGAGCAAACGGCTGAACGAATCCGCCTGTTGCTCAAGGACACGACGCCCGTCACGCGAGAGGGATCATGA
- a CDS encoding DUF397 domain-containing protein: protein MTAEVVSRYRKSSYSGHEGDCVEVAETSNGGRAVRDSKDTTRPGIRCTPAPWAAFIHGLKDSAHAE, encoded by the coding sequence ATGACCGCAGAAGTCGTCAGCAGATACCGCAAGTCTTCGTACTCCGGCCACGAAGGCGACTGCGTTGAAGTGGCGGAGACGAGCAACGGCGGTCGCGCGGTCCGGGACAGCAAGGACACCACCCGCCCCGGCATCCGCTGCACCCCCGCGCCCTGGGCCGCCTTCATCCACGGCCTGAAGGACTCAGCTCACGCCGAGTGA
- a CDS encoding GNAT family N-acetyltransferase, translating to MPELIAPTVRLHAAWREARDEWGPGLHEDGFGLGPSDEVDSPDGFAAWVALLADQSDTKAAETGRGCTYRWIVEGDRVHGGIALRHGPNDYVLQFGHISYGIRPSSRRRGLATWALGRMLDEGRALGLDRVLIVCKADNLASVKTIEHQGGVLEGVRDTEHGPVRRYWINP from the coding sequence ATGCCCGAACTGATCGCGCCCACCGTCCGCCTACACGCCGCCTGGCGCGAGGCGCGTGACGAGTGGGGTCCCGGCCTCCACGAGGACGGATTCGGGCTGGGGCCGTCCGACGAGGTCGACTCGCCAGACGGCTTCGCGGCCTGGGTGGCACTGCTCGCTGATCAGTCAGACACGAAAGCGGCGGAAACCGGGCGAGGTTGTACGTACCGATGGATCGTCGAGGGTGACCGGGTGCACGGCGGGATCGCGCTGCGGCACGGGCCCAACGACTACGTGCTGCAGTTCGGCCACATCAGCTATGGAATCCGGCCGTCTTCACGTCGGCGCGGGCTGGCCACCTGGGCGCTGGGCCGAATGCTCGACGAGGGGCGGGCCCTCGGCCTGGACCGGGTGCTGATCGTCTGCAAAGCCGACAACCTTGCCTCGGTGAAGACGATCGAGCACCAAGGCGGCGTCCTCGAGGGCGTCCGGGACACCGAACACGGCCCCGTGCGGCGGTACTGGATCAACCCTTAG
- a CDS encoding DUF397 domain-containing protein → MSAKVSASVRRASAAALRSALTGLWKGRPSWRSVGVVSAYRKSSYSGQQGDCVGVAEAADGGRAVRDSKDTARPGIHCTALAWGSFIRGVKDAARP, encoded by the coding sequence ATGTCCGCGAAGGTCTCCGCGTCCGTGCGCAGGGCTTCGGCCGCGGCCCTGCGCTCTGCGCTGACCGGGCTTTGGAAGGGGCGGCCGAGCTGGAGGAGCGTGGGTGTCGTCAGCGCGTACCGCAAGTCTTCCTACTCCGGCCAGCAGGGCGACTGCGTAGGGGTGGCGGAGGCCGCCGACGGCGGGCGGGCCGTCCGGGACAGCAAAGACACCGCCCGCCCCGGCATCCACTGCACCGCACTCGCGTGGGGCAGCTTCATCCGCGGCGTGAAGGACGCCGCCCGCCCCTGA
- a CDS encoding DUF6571 family protein, which yields MPTFEQLLNINLEPLDTAVTDWTQMITRLEQLRTEAGAMKTRADGAVWRGENATVTQPFIAKTAKEFGDAVTEAESVRDLLKDAAEKIKAAKTELKTAYETPPPGITIYPNGVLSHRVHPDRRSKDSAEPLATQADFDALRQRLEAILGRAADADQLCAWGLRSLIKDHPNDFGSTDYNSLQDAAKARQGEKDAQDRKDAQEAAKLLTRVDHLDDKERSRLLELTERGKNSPAFSAELLTHLDFAGRTDQEALLLLAANLEGGGRDGQISGAETRLLNALSGTVATATAPGAPLGPFMGPVTGSHTPWTDRLLELARNGNDLPAQHPGSIQGGAHGYGVLTKMMGAGDAKYDGAFLSSVGNSIRDWETHTKHPYEGMDKNWVGTQEDPMGGLMKAFSRNPEASTAYFDPAHGDNLNYFLKDRDWPGGDVENKMPADLLKTSARTQFGAALEAAATGHAPGIPVPEIPAKHDPVQAAIFSQTVMAYGHGIADDPSEMPAGLRSSMGGMFADYAGDVHQILGKDVDTRTSYSGLDIPQKDLVPVMRAIGEDPRAFGQMLDAQTTYTAQEINKHDGAAFVRKDAPGSAELGSFVAESNRALGTMDAIRADVIFQKGEDEKSANGWNKMMQYHMIGAPVTGIPLAGDTLQRLVDIGTTEYLNNLNSQVDKETRGNLASQFSAGQDTVNAMLRQAVTDKFPPGTQLDLDSGTGQFEGVLQRDGKAAYNDGLNNGSGFIGRRR from the coding sequence ATGCCGACGTTCGAGCAGCTCCTGAACATCAACCTGGAGCCCCTGGACACCGCAGTCACCGACTGGACGCAGATGATCACCCGCCTCGAACAGCTGCGCACCGAGGCCGGCGCGATGAAGACCCGCGCCGACGGAGCCGTGTGGCGGGGTGAGAACGCCACGGTCACGCAGCCGTTCATAGCCAAGACCGCCAAGGAGTTCGGCGACGCCGTCACCGAGGCGGAGAGCGTCCGCGACCTCCTCAAGGACGCGGCCGAGAAGATCAAGGCGGCCAAGACCGAACTGAAGACGGCCTACGAGACCCCGCCGCCGGGGATCACCATCTACCCGAACGGTGTGCTGAGCCACCGCGTCCACCCCGACCGGCGCAGCAAGGACAGCGCCGAACCACTCGCCACCCAGGCGGACTTCGACGCCCTGCGGCAACGGCTCGAAGCCATCCTGGGTCGGGCCGCCGATGCGGACCAGCTCTGCGCCTGGGGTTTGCGCAGCCTGATCAAGGACCACCCGAACGACTTCGGCAGCACCGACTACAACTCCCTCCAGGACGCGGCGAAGGCCCGCCAGGGAGAGAAGGACGCCCAGGACCGCAAGGACGCCCAGGAGGCCGCCAAGCTCCTCACCCGGGTCGACCACCTGGACGACAAGGAGCGGTCCCGGCTCCTCGAACTCACCGAACGCGGCAAGAACTCTCCCGCGTTCAGCGCGGAGCTGCTCACCCACCTCGACTTCGCGGGCCGCACGGACCAGGAGGCACTGCTCCTGCTGGCCGCCAACCTGGAGGGCGGCGGCCGCGACGGCCAGATATCCGGCGCCGAAACCCGACTGCTCAACGCCCTCTCCGGCACCGTCGCCACGGCCACCGCCCCCGGCGCACCCCTCGGCCCCTTCATGGGCCCGGTCACCGGCTCCCACACCCCGTGGACCGACCGCCTCCTGGAACTCGCCCGCAACGGCAACGACCTGCCGGCGCAGCACCCGGGCTCGATCCAGGGCGGGGCACACGGCTACGGGGTCCTCACCAAGATGATGGGCGCCGGCGACGCCAAGTACGACGGAGCCTTCCTCTCCTCGGTCGGCAACTCGATCCGCGACTGGGAGACCCACACCAAGCACCCCTACGAGGGCATGGACAAGAACTGGGTCGGCACCCAGGAAGACCCCATGGGCGGCCTGATGAAGGCCTTCAGCCGCAACCCCGAGGCGTCCACGGCCTACTTCGACCCGGCCCACGGCGACAACCTGAACTACTTCCTCAAGGACCGCGACTGGCCCGGCGGCGACGTCGAGAACAAGATGCCGGCCGATCTGCTCAAGACATCCGCCCGCACCCAGTTCGGCGCCGCCCTGGAGGCCGCCGCAACCGGACACGCCCCCGGCATCCCGGTCCCGGAGATACCGGCCAAGCACGACCCGGTCCAGGCGGCGATCTTCTCTCAGACCGTGATGGCGTACGGGCACGGCATCGCGGACGACCCGTCCGAGATGCCGGCCGGACTGCGCAGCTCCATGGGCGGCATGTTCGCCGACTACGCGGGTGACGTGCACCAGATCCTGGGCAAGGACGTGGACACCAGGACGAGCTACAGCGGGCTCGACATTCCGCAGAAGGACCTGGTCCCCGTGATGCGGGCGATTGGGGAGGACCCCCGTGCCTTCGGGCAGATGCTCGACGCGCAGACGACGTACACGGCCCAGGAGATCAACAAGCACGACGGAGCGGCCTTCGTCCGGAAGGACGCTCCCGGCAGTGCCGAACTGGGCAGCTTCGTTGCCGAGTCCAACCGGGCACTGGGCACGATGGACGCGATCCGGGCCGATGTCATCTTCCAGAAGGGCGAGGACGAGAAGAGCGCCAACGGCTGGAACAAGATGATGCAGTACCACATGATCGGCGCTCCGGTCACTGGCATCCCCCTGGCCGGAGACACGCTTCAGCGGCTCGTGGACATCGGCACGACCGAGTACTTGAACAATCTCAATTCGCAGGTGGACAAGGAGACCCGAGGGAATCTCGCCTCTCAGTTCTCGGCCGGGCAGGACACTGTCAACGCCATGCTGAGGCAGGCCGTCACCGACAAGTTCCCGCCGGGCACCCAACTGGACCTGGACAGCGGCACGGGACAGTTCGAGGGCGTGCTCCAGCGGGATGGCAAGGCGGCCTACAACGACGGCCTCAACAACGGTTCGGGATTCATCGGAAGGCGGCGCTAG
- a CDS encoding beta-N-acetylhexosaminidase, with amino-acid sequence MRVLRLRRTLGTLLALGVLGGSVSCTAAHGDDARPGDDPPAALAPFERLLPAPHSARAEGPGYSFGAGTVIRTGRGAGEEVRRVGELLAEQLRGPSGLPLPVVDGAQGDGIRLRIDEEAEGLGEEGYRLESGPGGITLTARTPAGLFRAGQTLRQLVPVTGSGTVPGGTVTDRPRFAYRGAMVDIARHFFSVEQVKRYVDQLAQYKVNTLHLHLTDDQGWRLAVDSWPRLAEYGGAGEVGGGPGGHWTKDEYRELVAYAGERYVDVVPEIDMPGHVNAALASYAELNCDGKAPDRYIGTKVGFSSLCVGKERTYEFIDEVLGELAALTPGRYLHIGGDEAHVTPAADYASFMDRAQAVVGRYGKTVVAWHQLAAARPAQGAVLQYWGHDKTPAADRAAVVAAAKAGHRLVLSPADRLYLDMKYEAATKPGLAWAGYVPVRRAYSWNPGSYLAGVPESAVLGVEAPLWTENVATRADWELMAFPRVLGLAELGWSPAGSLDWTSYSRRLAAQQPRLDAQGIGFYRDPDVPWAR; translated from the coding sequence ATGAGAGTCCTGCGACTGCGACGCACGCTCGGCACCCTCCTCGCCCTCGGCGTCCTCGGTGGTTCCGTTTCCTGCACCGCCGCCCACGGGGACGACGCCAGACCCGGCGACGATCCGCCCGCGGCCCTCGCCCCCTTCGAGCGGCTGCTGCCGGCGCCGCACTCCGCGCGAGCCGAAGGGCCCGGCTACTCCTTCGGGGCCGGCACGGTCATCCGTACCGGCCGGGGGGCGGGCGAGGAGGTCCGCCGGGTGGGCGAGCTCCTCGCGGAGCAGCTGCGCGGCCCGAGCGGCCTGCCGCTGCCGGTGGTCGACGGGGCGCAGGGGGACGGGATCCGGCTCAGGATCGACGAGGAGGCCGAAGGACTGGGGGAAGAGGGGTACCGGCTGGAGTCCGGCCCCGGCGGGATCACCCTCACCGCGCGGACCCCGGCCGGGCTCTTCCGCGCGGGGCAGACACTGCGGCAGCTGGTGCCGGTGACCGGTTCCGGGACGGTGCCGGGCGGGACGGTCACGGACCGGCCGCGCTTCGCGTACCGGGGGGCGATGGTCGACATCGCGCGGCACTTCTTCTCGGTGGAGCAGGTCAAGCGGTACGTGGACCAGCTCGCCCAGTACAAGGTCAACACGCTGCACCTGCACCTGACCGACGACCAGGGGTGGCGGCTCGCGGTCGACTCCTGGCCGCGGCTGGCGGAGTACGGGGGCGCCGGCGAGGTCGGCGGCGGTCCCGGCGGGCACTGGACGAAGGACGAGTACCGGGAGCTGGTGGCCTACGCGGGGGAGCGGTACGTGGACGTGGTCCCGGAGATCGACATGCCGGGGCACGTGAACGCGGCGCTCGCCTCCTACGCCGAACTGAACTGCGACGGGAAGGCCCCGGACCGGTACATCGGGACGAAGGTGGGCTTCAGCTCGCTGTGCGTCGGCAAGGAGCGGACGTACGAGTTCATCGACGAGGTGCTCGGCGAGCTGGCGGCGCTGACCCCGGGCCGCTACCTGCACATCGGCGGCGACGAGGCGCACGTGACGCCGGCGGCGGACTATGCGTCCTTCATGGACCGTGCACAGGCGGTGGTGGGCCGGTACGGGAAGACGGTGGTGGCCTGGCACCAGCTGGCGGCGGCGCGGCCGGCGCAGGGGGCGGTGCTGCAGTACTGGGGACACGACAAGACCCCGGCCGCGGACCGGGCGGCCGTGGTGGCGGCGGCCAAGGCCGGGCACCGGCTGGTCCTGTCGCCGGCGGACCGGCTGTATCTGGACATGAAGTACGAGGCGGCGACGAAGCCGGGGCTGGCGTGGGCCGGGTACGTACCGGTGCGGCGGGCGTACTCCTGGAACCCGGGGTCCTACCTGGCCGGGGTCCCGGAGTCCGCCGTCCTGGGCGTGGAGGCCCCGCTGTGGACGGAGAACGTCGCGACGCGGGCCGACTGGGAGCTGATGGCGTTCCCGCGGGTCCTGGGCCTGGCGGAGCTCGGCTGGTCCCCGGCGGGCTCGCTGGACTGGACCTCGTACAGCCGCCGCCTGGCGGCGCAGCAGCCCCGCCTCGATGCGCAGGGCATCGGCTTCTACCGGGACCCGGACGTTCCATGGGCGAGGTAA
- a CDS encoding DUF4429 domain-containing protein — translation MAEIIQKDGTWSFDGDAVRIVPGRDKGVALLRQTLGEVVVPLRALAGISYEPSRKAGRLRLRLRDGADPLLQVTGGRLPEASDPYRLTVESDRSGVAEYFVDEVRNALLLDQVDPGPVDTYLLPGPPVPIAVGAGDGTAAFDGDRVALDWNWTTEEAKRSAGPREFRIADLRSVEWSPSKGLENGWLRFTLTGAPPAPAPKYDPHTVELFGFKKDPLMALVAAAVAVRMPHPTAPPEGPADVVAAPAELSSAGAPAEDHDALLRRLRELGDLHQAGVLTAEEFTAAKQAVLQRF, via the coding sequence ATGGCGGAAATCATCCAGAAGGACGGCACTTGGAGCTTCGACGGGGACGCGGTGCGCATCGTGCCGGGCCGCGACAAGGGGGTGGCGCTGTTGCGGCAGACCCTCGGCGAGGTGGTCGTACCGCTGCGCGCGCTCGCGGGGATCTCGTACGAGCCGAGCCGCAAGGCGGGCCGGCTCCGGCTGCGGCTGCGTGACGGCGCGGACCCACTGCTCCAGGTGACGGGCGGACGCCTGCCGGAGGCCTCCGACCCGTACCGGCTGACCGTGGAGTCGGACCGCAGCGGGGTCGCGGAGTACTTCGTCGACGAGGTCCGCAACGCCCTGCTGCTGGACCAGGTGGACCCCGGCCCGGTGGACACGTACCTGCTGCCGGGGCCGCCGGTGCCGATCGCGGTGGGCGCGGGCGACGGGACGGCGGCCTTCGACGGCGACCGGGTGGCCCTGGACTGGAACTGGACCACGGAGGAGGCCAAGCGCTCCGCAGGGCCGCGGGAATTCCGGATCGCCGACCTGCGCTCGGTGGAGTGGTCCCCGTCGAAGGGCCTGGAGAACGGCTGGCTGCGCTTCACCCTGACGGGTGCCCCGCCGGCCCCGGCACCCAAGTACGACCCGCACACCGTGGAGCTCTTCGGCTTCAAGAAGGACCCGCTGATGGCGCTGGTCGCGGCGGCCGTGGCCGTACGGATGCCCCACCCGACGGCGCCCCCGGAGGGCCCGGCCGACGTCGTCGCCGCGCCCGCGGAGCTCTCCTCGGCGGGCGCCCCCGCCGAGGACCACGACGCCCTGCTGCGGCGGCTGCGCGAGCTGGGCGATCTGCACCAGGCGGGGGTCCTGACGGCCGAGGAGTTCACCGCGGCGAAACAGGCCGTTTTGCAGCGTTTTTAA